One stretch of Thalassovita sp. DNA includes these proteins:
- a CDS encoding GmrSD restriction endonuclease domain-containing protein: MSVSPKGLSIQSLYRDFREGKLVINRQYQRKLVWTIEEKTKLIESVLLNYPIPLILLAEIPADGSDGKAVLEVIDGMQRLNAIFSFIEHGFAVNGTCFDVAESTRARQAKEDGLFDEFEADVTRLDAKACSDFLDYQMAVTSFSGEDEGRITDIFGRINSGGKQLSDQERRQAGVLSDFAELVRELGAELRGDVSKETLPLHDMPEISIETQKNPHGYKLKAEDIFWCQQGILRTGELRDSDDEEMIIDICASVLRDAPVSGTRVYRDNLYDHTHKDAQDIATALNAYGAERLANEVKMVFSALRSVVETNSNEKGHFRKVVYPTATSNSQKSPFFAVFMAFFDLIVKEGMYPDDAAKIMASLNNLTNRIEVGQKQTKAADRLENTKVTKGLIRDDFVKNDVAAFKHGAGVILDFENSIARSKTETARYEFKQGFLRLDSEREQDPNILTTILETICGIANAGPDADGFLYVGIADKEAHASRIKELDDVEPINVRHVSVVGIEREAKILGKSLDDYMRILVDHIQGSALSEPLKTMMATSIDTVSYKGLEVVRVRVPAQASMSFIGEEAFLRTGSSTHKASGPQIAAISEKFR; encoded by the coding sequence ATGAGTGTTTCGCCAAAAGGCTTGAGTATCCAGTCTTTGTATAGAGATTTCCGAGAAGGTAAGTTGGTGATCAATCGCCAATACCAGCGGAAGCTGGTTTGGACTATTGAGGAAAAAACTAAACTCATTGAAAGTGTCCTCCTAAATTACCCGATCCCCTTGATCCTGCTGGCTGAGATACCCGCGGATGGCTCGGATGGTAAGGCTGTGCTGGAGGTCATTGATGGTATGCAGCGTCTGAATGCCATTTTCAGCTTCATCGAGCATGGTTTTGCTGTGAACGGAACCTGCTTTGATGTCGCTGAGTCGACACGGGCCCGGCAGGCAAAAGAAGACGGCTTGTTTGATGAGTTCGAAGCAGATGTCACTCGCCTGGATGCCAAAGCGTGCTCGGATTTTCTGGATTACCAAATGGCTGTCACCTCATTTTCCGGAGAAGATGAAGGGCGAATTACGGACATTTTTGGACGGATCAACTCTGGAGGAAAGCAACTCAGTGACCAAGAACGTCGTCAAGCGGGTGTTCTCTCTGATTTTGCTGAGCTTGTGAGAGAACTGGGAGCGGAGTTGCGTGGGGACGTTTCCAAAGAAACTTTGCCACTGCACGATATGCCGGAAATTAGTATCGAAACGCAAAAGAACCCTCACGGGTACAAACTGAAGGCCGAAGACATTTTCTGGTGTCAGCAGGGGATCCTCCGGACCGGGGAGTTGCGAGATAGTGACGATGAGGAAATGATCATTGATATCTGTGCATCAGTGTTGCGTGACGCGCCGGTCAGCGGCACCCGCGTCTATCGCGACAATCTGTATGACCACACCCACAAAGATGCTCAGGATATTGCTACTGCGCTTAACGCTTATGGAGCGGAGCGCCTCGCAAATGAAGTGAAAATGGTTTTTTCAGCACTCCGCTCGGTTGTTGAGACCAATAGCAATGAGAAAGGCCACTTCCGAAAGGTAGTTTATCCAACCGCCACATCCAACTCGCAAAAGTCGCCCTTTTTTGCAGTATTCATGGCCTTTTTTGACCTAATCGTTAAAGAGGGCATGTATCCGGACGATGCTGCGAAGATCATGGCCAGCCTGAACAACCTTACAAATAGGATAGAAGTTGGCCAGAAACAGACCAAGGCGGCTGACAGGTTGGAAAACACCAAAGTCACGAAAGGGCTTATTCGTGATGATTTCGTCAAGAATGACGTTGCCGCATTCAAGCACGGCGCTGGTGTCATCTTGGATTTCGAAAACTCTATTGCCCGGTCTAAAACAGAGACTGCACGATACGAGTTCAAGCAGGGTTTCCTGCGGCTGGATAGCGAGAGGGAGCAAGATCCGAACATCCTGACAACGATCCTGGAGACAATCTGTGGTATTGCGAACGCCGGGCCCGATGCTGACGGTTTTCTGTATGTGGGGATTGCAGACAAAGAAGCTCACGCATCCAGGATCAAGGAGCTTGACGATGTCGAGCCTATCAATGTGCGGCATGTGAGCGTAGTGGGCATCGAAAGAGAAGCCAAAATTCTGGGCAAGAGCTTGGATGATTACATGAGGATATTGGTCGATCACATTCAAGGGTCCGCCTTATCCGAACCCCTGAAAACTATGATGGCTACTTCAATCGATACAGTTTCCTACAAGGGATTGGAAGTTGTGAGAGTTCGCGTTCCTGCGCAGGCCAGTATGAGCTTTATTGGCGAGGAAGCATTTCTGAGAACTGGCTCGTCGACACATAAGGCATCAGGTCCCCAGATCGCTGCGATATCGGAAAAATTCAGGTAG
- the tnpB gene encoding IS66 family insertion sequence element accessory protein TnpB (TnpB, as the term is used for proteins encoded by IS66 family insertion elements, is considered an accessory protein, since TnpC, encoded by a neighboring gene, is a DDE family transposase.): protein MPSHKVRIFVASDPVDFRKGHDGLAALVQSHLRQKPFDGSVYVFRAKRADRLKLIYWDGSGLVMAYKRLEDNSFTWPAIKNGVMRLEPAQFEALFAGLDWRRVQPLEVTAPAAAE, encoded by the coding sequence ATGCCATCCCATAAAGTGCGGATTTTTGTGGCCAGCGATCCTGTGGACTTCCGCAAAGGTCATGATGGGCTGGCCGCCTTGGTACAGAGCCACCTGCGTCAGAAGCCGTTTGATGGGTCGGTTTATGTCTTCCGTGCCAAGCGGGCAGATCGATTGAAGCTGATCTATTGGGACGGCAGCGGATTGGTGATGGCGTACAAGCGGCTGGAAGATAACAGTTTCACATGGCCTGCGATTAAGAACGGGGTGATGCGTCTGGAGCCAGCCCAGTTTGAGGCTTTGTTCGCAGGTCTGGATTGGCGACGCGTGCAGCCCCTGGAGGTGACAGCTCCGGCTGCGGCGGAGTGA
- a CDS encoding transposase — MGAICEFLASVPRRADGKRSWPPELKARIVAETLLEGETVKAVAKRYELIPSTVSDWRRMARQGKLVLPNLDGMDFVPVEMETPAPVASPLPTASTSTLDVIQGDVTIRLDAATPAARVVEIARALAT; from the coding sequence ATGGGAGCTATATGTGAGTTTCTGGCAAGTGTGCCGCGTCGGGCGGATGGCAAGCGGAGTTGGCCACCGGAGTTGAAGGCTCGGATTGTGGCGGAGACGTTGCTCGAAGGCGAGACGGTCAAGGCGGTTGCGAAGCGGTATGAGCTGATCCCCAGCACAGTGTCTGATTGGCGGCGGATGGCGCGGCAGGGCAAGTTGGTTCTGCCCAATTTGGACGGCATGGACTTCGTTCCTGTTGAGATGGAGACGCCTGCGCCCGTGGCTTCGCCCCTACCAACAGCATCAACCAGCACGCTTGATGTGATCCAAGGCGATGTCACCATTCGTTTGGACGCCGCGACACCAGCGGCGCGGGTCGTTGAGATCGCACGGGCTTTGGCTACGTGA